GCGCGATTACGAATAGCAGGCCCACATAGGTTGCCAGGATGAGAAGCAGTGCGGCGCTAGTCATAATATCGCTTGACAATCAGGTAACTTACCAAAATCGCACACGACCAAACGCTGAAGATGTAGACATAGATCACCGGAAAACCGCCAATGGCGCCATCGATGCCGAACAACGGCAGCAGCGGCATGTTGAAGGCCAGCAGCAGCAGTACGGCAATGATGATCAGCTTTTGTTCGTGTCGTTTTTTCATCTCACACAAAAAGCCGGTGCACTACACACCGGCTCTGCAAAGTAGCATTATTTTTTAGTCTTTGTACTCGTTGGTGAGGGCATAATAGCCGAAGATACCCAGCCCGAGTGTCACCAAAGGCATCAGGATAAAGAACAAGATGATGCCGAAAACGAGGTCGTCCTGTTTGTCGGATGTGAGTTTGGCCCCGAAAATGGTGATACATCCGTAGGCGACGGCAACCGCGAGTGCAATCCAAAGTACGCCGGCAATTCGTTTGATAGTGTTCATGATGCTTATTTTTAGTCGTGTAACGTACTGATTTTTTTATCGAGGTAAATCATGCCGATCACAAAGCAAACGGCGGCGATTCCGATTGGATACCAGAGTCCTTCGAGGTAGAATTCCGGGTCGCCCGCATCTTTTCCCGTAGTGACAAGATAAGTGGAAATCGCCGGTAAGAGTCCGCCGAAGATGCCATTCCCCACGTGATACGGCAGCGACATCGACGTATAGCGTATCCGCACGGGGAACATTTCAACGAGGAAGGCAGCAATCGGCCCGTATACCATCGTGACAAAGAATACTTGAATGAATACCATAAGTATGATCCACCAACGGTCTGAGGATGTGATGGTTTTTGTGAGTTTCGTCTCCACCTTATCTTTTCCGGCATCGTCTTTTATACGGACCCCGTTATCGAGGTGTACCGTCTTGATTTCTTCTGACGTCGTGCCGTCAGCAAAGGCTTTATTAGTGGTATAAATGGAATCACTTTTGGTGCCTTCAAGGGTTTTGAAGGTGGCTTCCATTTTAGATGATACTTCCGTTTTCAGGGACAAGTCAGTGGTTTTATACATCGAATTATAGATCGGGCGGTAGCACACGATGGCAATCAGCATCCCCGACATCATCACCGCTTTGCGTCCGACTTTATCCGACAACCATCCGAAAAACACAAAGAACGGTGTGGCCATCAGGAGCGCGATGCCCATGAGTCCGTCTACCTGCGTCGCATCGACCGACATCACCGTCTTCAGGTAACTCATGGCGTAGAACTGGCCGGTATACCATACGACTCCCTGCCCCATGGTCGCACCAAAAAGCGCCAGCAAAACAAACTTGAGGTTGTATTTGTGGCCGAAACTCTCTTTCAACGGATTGGTGCTGGTTTTGCCTTCCGACTTGGCTTTCGCGAACAAAGGCGATTCGTGCATGCCTTTACGGATGATGTAGGACACCAACACCATCAGGATCGATACCCAAAACGGCACACGCCAGCCCCACTCTTCGAACTGCTCTTTGCTCAACAGCCCTTTGGTGATCAGGATGACAATCAGTGACACAAAAAGTCCTGCCGTAGCGGTCGTTTGGATCCACGACGTCCAGAAGCCGCGTTGCCCTTTGGGTGCGTGTTCGGCCACGTAGGTCGCGGCGCCTCCATACTCCCCACCGAGCGCGAGGCCTTGCAGGAGTCGGAGTAACAACACCAGCAAGGGCGCCAGGAACCCAATCGTCTCATAACTGGGGATACAGCCGATGAGGAAGGTCGCGCCTCCCATCAGGAGCAGGGTCACCATAAAGGTGTACTTGCGCCCGATCAGGTCGCCCAACCGTCCGAAAAACAGGGCGCCGAAAGGCCGAACGACGAAACCGGCCGCAAAGGTGGCCAGCGTCGACAGGAAGGCGGCTGTCGGATTATCGGATGGGAAAAACTTAGTCGAAATGACGACGGCCAGACTTCCGAAGATATAGAAGTCGTACCATTCGATGAGGGTGCCTACAGACGAGGCGGAAATCACTTTCCAGATACCCTTTGTGGATTTGTTGCTCATGGTAAGGTCTTGATTGGTTTATAGATAGATCTGCAATTGTACAATAAAATCACCGTATAGCGAATAGGTGTCTTTTGCGGTGTATACCGGACGGGCAGCATATTCGAGCGTGATTTTGGCGTTGTGCCCGTCGAGATAGAAGTTTGTTCCAAGGTCATACTGCGTGCTCGCTTTATCCAGTGCGTCGAAATTCTTGAGGGTCAAGGCACCGAAGGGCTGTATCCGCACTTTGGGTTTTTCTTTCGATGTAGGCAGGAGGAAGCCCGCCTGCGCATACCAGATGGTGCCGGTGCCGATGAGCGGTTGGCTGTTTCCGACGCCTGAAATGGAAGCGGTACCGGTGAAGTTCGGGTCGGCCACGCCCACATTCATGATACCGACGTTCCGCAGGTAGCGGGGTCCGAAGTCATAATGGTAAAAGGCACCGTAGGCAGTAAGCGCCATTTTCTTTGCTTTGTTGCCAATGGGCAGGTCAGCGAACACGTCGGCTGCATACAGGTTGATGTCGTGTTTGCCGATGACGCCTGCCACCGAAGTCCGGGTGCCGTCCGGCGCGTTGTAAAAACCGGCGCCGATGTTGAAGACGCGTTTGGTACCCAGGTAACTTCCGACTTTATACGGCAGCAGGTTCGACTCCTGATCGAGAAACTGGTATTCGAAATACCCCGCCTTCGACCAGGCTGTGTTGCCGTTGTTGTCGACCGCTATGGCTTGATCGGCGGTAGACACATCTACCGGCGTAACGTTGGTAGCGAAGGGTTTGTTGTAGCTGACGCGGTACTCAAACTTGCCGTATTTTCCTTTTGCAAACAGGCCCATTTGCCGGGCGAACTGGTCGGAGTTCTCGATGAGTGGCCAACTGAAAATAGGCGAATCGGTATTGAGAAAGTTGAGGGTAGATGCCATTGTCATACGCGAAAGACCCATGTAATAGTGGAGTCCACCGCCGATAGACAGGCTGAAGTTCTGGGATTCCTCCGGAAGTACGACGGCGTATTCGTTCCAGACATCATGGAAGAACATCCCTGGTTTTTTCCCCTGCCCGTAACCGCCGGTGCCAGACGAACCCGATGCGCCTCCGCCCGTAAACGACTGGTTATTGATACCAAAATGCGTGACAATCATATAGCGTTTCGACAACTGGGCATGCAGCAGGATGCGGAGAC
This genomic interval from Flavobacterium sp. HJ-32-4 contains the following:
- a CDS encoding DUF6814 family protein, which produces MNTIKRIAGVLWIALAVAVAYGCITIFGAKLTSDKQDDLVFGIILFFILMPLVTLGLGIFGYYALTNEYKD
- a CDS encoding MFS transporter, which codes for MSNKSTKGIWKVISASSVGTLIEWYDFYIFGSLAVVISTKFFPSDNPTAAFLSTLATFAAGFVVRPFGALFFGRLGDLIGRKYTFMVTLLLMGGATFLIGCIPSYETIGFLAPLLVLLLRLLQGLALGGEYGGAATYVAEHAPKGQRGFWTSWIQTTATAGLFVSLIVILITKGLLSKEQFEEWGWRVPFWVSILMVLVSYIIRKGMHESPLFAKAKSEGKTSTNPLKESFGHKYNLKFVLLALFGATMGQGVVWYTGQFYAMSYLKTVMSVDATQVDGLMGIALLMATPFFVFFGWLSDKVGRKAVMMSGMLIAIVCYRPIYNSMYKTTDLSLKTEVSSKMEATFKTLEGTKSDSIYTTNKAFADGTTSEEIKTVHLDNGVRIKDDAGKDKVETKLTKTITSSDRWWIILMVFIQVFFVTMVYGPIAAFLVEMFPVRIRYTSMSLPYHVGNGIFGGLLPAISTYLVTTGKDAGDPEFYLEGLWYPIGIAAVCFVIGMIYLDKKISTLHD
- a CDS encoding porin, yielding MKKTILIAALLLFALAGHSQGSPEYGTGLRLNLKEDGSKYLRILAWNQIWLRSTEMNPGTSINGEAATHSTDIGNRRLRILLHAQLSKRYMIVTHFGINNQSFTGGGASGSSGTGGYGQGKKPGMFFHDVWNEYAVVLPEESQNFSLSIGGGLHYYMGLSRMTMASTLNFLNTDSPIFSWPLIENSDQFARQMGLFAKGKYGKFEYRVSYNKPFATNVTPVDVSTADQAIAVDNNGNTAWSKAGYFEYQFLDQESNLLPYKVGSYLGTKRVFNIGAGFYNAPDGTRTSVAGVIGKHDINLYAADVFADLPIGNKAKKMALTAYGAFYHYDFGPRYLRNVGIMNVGVADPNFTGTASISGVGNSQPLIGTGTIWYAQAGFLLPTSKEKPKVRIQPFGALTLKNFDALDKASTQYDLGTNFYLDGHNAKITLEYAARPVYTAKDTYSLYGDFIVQLQIYL